The sequence TTACTGGGGATGGAGGCACCATGGATTCTAAGTCCTTTACCATAATCATTCAGTTAGTTCAGTCTTACGGGGTCTGGGGAAGACATGTGGGCTGTGTACACACTTTCCAATACCCCAGCCTGCAAGCCAGACAGGGAAAATGTTGAGAATTTCTTTCAGTGTGAGCAGCAGGCTGCTATTATGGTTCTCTGGGCCAAACATCAAAAAAGGCACTTGATCTTAAACTGGAACAGTTGGCTTCCAGCTGGGCCTGTCTATTCCAGAATGAGGCAGGCTTCTCAGGGTGAAGGAATCTGTAGACATAGAAATAGCATCATCCAAGAACTGTGAATGAGGACTGTGCAGCGTGCCAATACTGGGACCAGCCATTCTGTGCTCCTCACTACACTCTGTATCATCCAATAGGCCACTAGATTTTGCTAGGACTACAATGTATTGTGCCCTTCCTGGAAAGCTATGTGTAGCTTTTTAAAAGGTGATGTGAAAACAGTACACAGGAGCTCATTTAATCCAGTAAGATAAATATTATTGACACTTCAGAGATGAGAACATGGAACATAAGAAGATTAACGAATTTATAATAGGCTAGAAAGAGACACCCAGGACTCAAACTTTTCAAGCTTTGTTCACTTTGTGCTACACTTGTCTTCCAAACAGATTTAGTTATCCACCTCTATGCTGGGCACCTAGAATTGGTATTTGGCTTCAAAGCTGTTAAAATATGGTAATATCATAATATTTCAATGCTAGGCACACACTTGGTAGTACAGATGGTCTCCAAGTTACAATGGttctgtaagaattaaagaaagaggaaagaaacacgaaAAGATGGCTTGCCAGTTAGGAcagatttattttagagaaaacaaacttGAGAGTGGTCTTCTGGCCGAGTTAGGTTAGAGGCCCACTTTTttacagactaagagtttttaaggatttagggtgggagagtttatcagaggcttggactgcttctgtgtctctttgttgtGCTTGTCTGGGAGGGAGGGTTGTGTGTCTGTTCCCATACATTGtgctgcagctgcaggcatatcCCCCaagtctgcttttagcttccctaacttagtgcacctgaagggaaaggaatgtgcttattaaggcccactgttttactggggcccattgTATGAGGGTGAAGTTTGGGAGTTATTCAAGAGACTTTCCCCCCACCTCCCTTTGTGCCCAAGCTGTTTTGTCTGTGTTTTACTGTTTGCTCCTACACTAAATTCACAAGCCAGAAGGAGCTTGTAGTTAGAAGAggtgatttccttgaaatgcatgaggctAGAAATGGAGCTGGAATTCAAAGTGGTGGTGTTTGTCCAAGATGATGGTGCTCCTGCTCTATCAGGTTCAACTTAGGATTTTTTGACTTTGCAGTGGTCTGAAAGCCATACACATTCAGTAAAAACCATACTTCAAGTACCCATACTattctctttttcactttctgtaCAATATCCAATAGATTACATGAgacattcaatattttattataaaataagctttatCTTAGCtgattttgcccaactgcaggctcatgtaagtgttctgagcacgtttaaggtaggctaggctaagccaTGATGTTCTGTAGGTTGGGTgagttaaatgcatttttgacttatggTATTTTCAGCTTACATTGGATTTATTGAGACACAACCCCACCATAAGTCGAGAAGCATCTGTATAGCGTAGTAATTCAGAGCAAATTTGAAATTAGATGTTTCTAGCACCAGTTATCCCCGTGATTTTATGCATGGCATTCCTCAAaacatttcataaatgttttaagGAATATCTGTGAAATATGGATAACTATACCTGGCTAATAAGACTAAGAAGTAAAGGTGATGGTGCACATAAAGCATTTGCACAATGTATGGCACATAGCGAACACTCAATGAGTAGTAGTTATTAATGTACTTGGAAATCTAAGTTCAATATGTAGAAAACccttttttgtaaataaaattttaacttttattttaatgtaaacacATATTGAtggtaaaaaaaattcaaagagcaCAGATGAGAACAAATTAAACCCTTCCCCTAACCCCACACATACCCGTAAACCTATTAACCTGCCCCTCAGACCCACTCCCAGAGATAACCAagtttgcttaatttttaatcaGATCTTTCTTTTCGGGATAAACAGATGTACAATATAACTAACTCAAAAtctctttatattttagaagatAAAAGTCAAGGAAATATCAACAATCCTAGTAAGAAATATCTCATTTCCTCAGTTGATAAATGCCTGCTTCTGTAATATAGAAAAagtgagaaatttatttttcctcaataAAGGGAACAAAGTTGCAAGGGTTTAAGGCATCTTAATAACAGAGTATAATGTCATATCCAATcgcttgtgtgtgcatgtgtgtgttggggacaATATAGCTTTGTTTCTTCAATAATCATTTTCCATTGTATCTAGAGTCTCTACTCTTGGAACAGTGGTTCTCACCAGTCTGGAGACTGggagcaaaatataaaaataaaaaagaaaatatatattaaaaaagaaagagcagtggttctcaacccaaTTCTTCCTTTATAACAAGTATTTTATAAAGTCCTTATATTATCCCGAAAGAAGATCCATAGATGAGATGCATTTGTACCCATAAAAATCAACATCATGTCTAAAGTAGACAGATGGttatatttatgcaaataaagTTGGGTTGAAGAGAAGATTGGAAGCTATTCTATACAAGAAGTATAAGAAAATGGAGTGAAGAAATAGAGTAGATACTAAATAAAAACTGATGTTTAATGTTTATCAAAactatcaaaaatatttatacataaaactGTTTTAGGTTCtgagtttattttaaataggTTTTAACTTACATGTATGTCTAGCAGTACATTTGAAAGTTGTGCAGGAAGTTGGTCAATTTTTCATGGTCCAGGACTAGAGCACTGCAGGATATCTAGCCCTCTACCTCCAATCCACTGTTAGcaatgataaaaaacaaaacaaaacaaaacaaaacaaaacaaaaaaaactcttgaCAGTTGTCCAAACTGCCTCTTGGGGCAATACTGCCCCCCGAGAACCACTGGTCTATGGTaacatacagtcatgcattgcttaacgatggggatatgttctgattAATGTGTTCAGTGATTTTGtcgttgtgcaaacatcatagtgTGTACTTACCCAACCCTAGATGGTATCCCCTGCTACACATGTAGGCTAcgtggtatagcctactgctcctaggctataaacctttACAGCATGTTAGTGTATTGAGTACTGTAGGCAGtggtaacacaatggtaagtatttgtgtatctaaacatagaaaagttacggtaaaaatataaaagattaaaaatggtacaGGTATATAGGGCACTtaacatgaatggagcttgtaGGCCCAGAAGTTGCCCTTAAGTGTTGAGCGAATGTGAAGGCCTGGGACACTACTGTACACTCCTGTAGACTTTATACATACTATACAGAAGCTACACTAAATTCATAACAAATTTTCCTTCTTCAATAGTAAATTAACCATAGCTTAATGTAactgttttactttataaacttaattttaatctGACTCTTTTGtagtaacacttagcttaaaacacatgTTGTACAgtagtaaaaaaatattttttctttatatcctattctataaagctttttttttttaaatccaaaatgCGTTTATTGAGATGGTTTCCCACTCATCTTGATTCAGAGTGCTTTCAGTGCTGCTTCGTCCTGAAGGAACATCCTTCTGTAAGCCTTGCCCTTCCTCCTGTAGGCTGGCAGAGGACAGTGGAGCAGCCAACACACAAAACTACCGTTTGTGCATGGCTAAAGACCGTGGTGATTTTATAGCATCCTGGGCATTTCATATCCATGAAGTAGGAATTGGGGCTCTGCACCAGGTGTTTCTTCTTgtgtttcctctcctcttctggaGAGGGATGGAGATCCTTTGCGAGAGGCATGTTCTCGTGTGGGTAGGTCGTCACCGCCGGACCTATAAAGCTTTTTTatcacctttcttttttaaactttttaaacttttgttaacaactaagacacaaacattgacattagcctaggcctatacagggtcaggatcatcaatatcactgtcttgcACCTCCATGTCTTgttccactggaaggtcttcaggggcagtaatGTGCATGgaactgtcatctcctatgataatgCCTTCTGGAGtatctcctgaaggacctgcctcaggctgttttatagttaacatttttttaataagtagaaggagtaccgtctaaaataatgattaaaagcaTAGTAAGTACATAAAgcagtaacatagttgtttattatcaaATGTTACGTATTGTACATAATTGTACGTGCTATACAATTATacaactggcagtgcagtaggtttatttacaccagcatcaccccAAACACGTAATATGTTACGACTGCCACGATGTTGCTAGGCAGTAGGaaattttcagctctattataattataatcttatgggatctCTGTCATacatgtggtctgtcattgacggAAACATCGTTATGCGTTGCATGACTGTACTAATGCATGTGTGCATCTGTCTATCCATTTCTCTATGTGTATACATCTAACTGCATGTTTATAACTATGGCAAGTGCATTGATAATATGAAGGCTTTTACAAATCTTACTGGctatttttcttggttttatttatgAAATCTGAGTGGTGATCCCATTTGGATACTTCCAGTCAATGCTTCCCTGTAGCTCAAACAAAAACAGTTTAGGGCAGCATGAAACAGTTTATCCTGTGGATGGACTCCACTGCTCCTCTCCACTAGTTCAGATGAAAGGGAAAGAGTTTTTCCAGCAGTGTATGTATGGAGGGAAAAAcgtttattttttttatcatcttGCAGAGATTAGTGTTTAAAAAACAATGCAGCTATAGTTAGCCCTTTGTATCCTCtgggattcaaccaactgtggatcgAAAATAtttgtggggaaaaaataatacaaattaaaaaacccatacagtataacaactacttgcatatcatttaaaatacattgtattaggtattataagaaaTCTAGAGATGGTATAAGGTATACAGGAGGACGTGTGTAGGTATATGTAAATACTGTGTatgctattttgtttatttatttatgccattttttataagggacttgagcatccatggattttggtatcttcaGGGGTTCTAGAACCAGTCCCCAAAGGATACTGAGGGATGGATGACTGTATATCCAGTTGTATGTTGGTGGTTATCTTATTTGAAATAGAAGACACACAGAGTTAAACTTACCTTGCATGTATATACAGAAAACGGAAATAGAAAAATGGCTAAAAAAAATGCTAGAGAACTTGAACAACAGAAAATCATTATATTGGCTATATAGAAATGTAAAAGCATGTGAAATCCTACATAAAACCTAGCGTAGCAGAGCTTGATGATATGTAGtcgacccttgaacaacacaggtttgaactacATGGGTCCaattatacatggattttttttcaataaatgtattggaaatttttttggagatttgcaTCAATTTGAAGAAACTTGCAGACAAACTGCATGGcctagaaatatatatgtatatatatatatatatatatatatatatataaaagaatgtcATGAacgcataaaatatatgtagatgctagtctatttttatcatttactaccataaaacaTACACAAGTCTATTGTAAAACGTTAGTATTTATCCAAATTTGTGCACACAGACCATATGTGGCACCATTCGAAGTCAAAAGAAACGTAAATGTAAAGATGCGGTATTAAAACTTAACTGCAGAAAATTAACTATAATACATACTTTATCATTGTAATCATTTCAtggccacctcctgttgctattgcagTGAGTTCAAGTGTTTCGAGTATCCTCTTAAAACACTATGTGTTGCTAAACATCTCCGAGGAGTTCATCTCCAGTAAATTGCACATCACggtaaaaagtgatctctcacAGTTCTCGTGTATTTTTTGTCATGTTTGGTGCAATACCaaaaaccttgaataacaccatagGAGTCAAAggaagtgccactagtgatgccgCAAGtctcagaagcagagagaagtcatgacattacaagaaaaagttgaattgcttcaTACGTAGATTCAGGTTTGCAGCTGCAGTTGCCAGCcatttcagacagataattcatcTTATAAACAGATGATGTAAAATAAACTTAGGGTATGAGTAAATACAGAACAGTACTGTGAatgttttccttatgattttaatattttcttttctctattttattgtaaaaatacagtttatttatttttttgagctggagtctcgctctatcgcccaggctggagtgcagtggcacgatcttggctcactgcaagctctgcctcctaggttcacaccattctcctgcctcagcctcccgagtggctgggactacaggcgcccgtcaccacgcccggctaattttttgtatatttagtagagacagggtttcaccgtgttagccaggactgtcttcgatctcctgacctcatgatctgcccacctccgcctcccacagtgctgggattacaggcgtgagccagtaatcccgtgcccagccaaaataaagtatataatacatatacaaaatatgtgctaatcgattatttttctttttaaaaatagagatggggtctcgctatgttgcccaggctcaaactcctggtctcaagcagtccttctgccttggcctcctaaaatgctggaattacaggtgtgagccgccatgccccaaccagaatacagtatataatacatatataaaatatgttaatcaaCTATTTctattatcagtaaggcttccagttaatggtaggctattagtagttgtTTTTTTGGGAATCAGGTTACATGTAGATTTTCATTGTGTGGAGGTTGGCACCCCAACGCCCAtattaagggtcaactgtatatggAAATATAGCCTGAAATCTGTAATGAATTACTtatttgaaaattgcttttgGCTGGAAGTATTTCAGGTAAGTTTTTACTTCAACTTTAGTGTCATTGTTTACATATTCAGGATATATTGTATAGGTGGGTGATACTTGATATAAAAAATGATGTGTCAGTGACTGCGCATTCTTGTTAACAACTCCAGGTCCAGTTCCTGTTCCAGGCCCCAAAAGCCATCCTTCTGCATCCTCGGGGAAACTGCTGCTTCCACAGTTTGGGATGGTCATCATTTTAATCAGTGTTTCTGCTATAAGTCTCTTTGTTGCTCTGTAGTTTGATGCATTGTTTATCCTTCTTATTCTTTACTTGAAATAACTATAGGGATCCCACAGGAGATCAAAAGGAATGATGTATTTTTTACTTGTTGGCCAAAGTCACTGGATAAAATGAGAATTGTATATTTGTTATTCATTTTGCAAATTCAGAAAGTTGGTCCAGATATATGTCACAGAACTTTTCACTTCTATACTACtcttataattgaaaaaaatcccGAAAACTGTATACTTCTGATTGAATTCAATAAAAGGTTTTGATTAGATATTTCAGAATTGCCAGTATGCTCATGAATTTAATATCTGAATTAGAACTTCAAGGATAGTCTACTCATCtctttgtcttagtctgtttgggttgCTGTGACAGACCACTGTAGACTAGGTAACTTAtaagcaacagacatttatttctcacagttctggaggctgggaagtccaagatcaaggtgccagcagacttAGTTTCTGGTGAGCGCCCTCTTCCTTGTCCCTTCCTCACCATCTCACGTGGCAGAAGGGACAAGAGAGATAGAgccttaatcccattcatgaaggcccCACCCTCATCATGACCTCCCAAAAGCCATACCTCCTAAAATCACCATATTGAGTGTTAAGATTTCAATAAGAATTTTCTGAGGACACAAACTACTCAGTCTATAACACTTGCTTCGATAACTGAGTCTAGTTATCTAACCAGCTATATGATCAAGGACCACAGGCCTGCCTTATATATGCAATCACCAGTGGGACAGAAACCTAACAGGATGACTGGGCCTGTCTTTAAAAGGCTGACCTTAGGCCCTGTGTGATGTATTTATCTGGTTGAACTAGCAACCAGCAATATTAGAACATGAAAAATGAAAGGCTAGAGATACAAGCATGGTAGGCATGATGAGTGATCCATCCGCTAGATTACATAGCTCAGTGAGTAACAATTCTCATCAATTAGACCAACAACTCCTCCTACTTATATAAGGGGGTGTGCAGAGGGACAAAAACTCCTATACTTGGCTACATGGGTAAGAATGATGGACATGCAGATCTCCTGGGCCACGGAGAAAATGTGGACAAGGCGAGAAATTCCTGTCCCAACACTGTTGGTATTGCAATATATTGGGTAGGAAAGAATGATGAGAGGGTAGTAGAGTAGTGTAACAAATTTACACGCCATAAACTTGGCAAAAGTAGTTGCATACTTCTGGCAGTCAATTTGGAAAGAAACAATCAGTTTTAAAGTTCCtagtcttggccaggcatggaagttcaggcctgtaatcctagcactttggcaggccaaggcaggaggattgctggagtctaggagttcaagaccagcccgggcaacatagcaagaccccatctctacacaaaataaaaaatattagccagttgtggtggtgcatgcctgtagtcccagctactcaagagtctgaggtgggaggactgcttaaacccaggaggtcaaggctgcagtgagtcgtgattgtgccactgtactccagactgggtgacagagagacttgtctcaaaaaaaaaaaaaaaaaacccacaaaaaatcCTAGTCTACACAACTGTAACCTATACAACTGAGGAGAAATCTCTTCAGTGGATTCTCAAAGGATGGACTCCAGATATACAGTGCATCACACTCTTCACCATCCCCATAGTAAATACAATAGCAAGATTCACGGGGCTGTTTCTTATAACACCTGTCAATATAAGCC comes from Nomascus leucogenys isolate Asia chromosome 9, Asia_NLE_v1, whole genome shotgun sequence and encodes:
- the LOC100599580 gene encoding 40S ribosomal protein S27-like, translating into MPLAKDLHPSPEEERKHKKKHLVQSPNSYFMDMKCPGCYKITTVFSHAQTVVLCVGCSTVLCQPTGGRARLTEGCSFRTKQH